A stretch of the Labilithrix sp. genome encodes the following:
- a CDS encoding teichoic acid biosynthesis protein yields the protein MKILYGVVGEGMGHAMRSRVILEHLVSQQHDVEIMASGRAVDFLAKRFDGVNRIHGFHMIYEENRVRPMKTLWSNVTTGAIGLPKNIAAYFDLIQDFRPNAVISDFESWTYLYGMTHRLPVLSIDNMQIINRTTLPAPIVEGNKAKFQLTKAFIKTKLPWCDEYFVTTFFHPEIRKAKTRLFPPILRPEILAAKAKQRRGDHLLVYTTGEGNNTIRETLAATGLECRIYGMRRGLEHEVVEGNLRFQPFSEDKFIDDLATARAVIAGGGFTLMGEAVYLHKPMLAVPLEGQFEQVLNARYLELEGYGRSADSLDDPKTIHDFLAAVPACEAKLATYQQDGNTKIMAAIDGWLDKAAAGVL from the coding sequence ATGAAGATCCTCTACGGCGTCGTCGGCGAAGGGATGGGGCACGCGATGCGCTCGCGTGTGATCCTCGAGCACCTCGTGTCGCAGCAGCACGACGTGGAGATCATGGCGTCGGGGCGCGCGGTCGACTTCCTCGCGAAGCGGTTCGACGGGGTCAACCGCATCCACGGCTTCCACATGATCTACGAGGAGAACCGCGTCCGCCCGATGAAGACGCTCTGGTCGAACGTGACGACCGGCGCGATCGGGCTCCCGAAGAACATCGCCGCGTACTTCGACCTCATCCAGGACTTCCGTCCCAACGCGGTCATCAGCGACTTCGAGTCGTGGACCTACCTCTACGGGATGACGCATCGGCTGCCGGTCCTCTCGATCGACAACATGCAGATCATCAACCGCACGACCTTGCCCGCGCCGATCGTCGAGGGGAACAAGGCGAAGTTCCAGCTCACGAAGGCCTTCATCAAGACGAAGCTCCCGTGGTGCGACGAGTACTTCGTCACCACGTTCTTCCACCCCGAGATCCGGAAGGCCAAGACGCGGCTCTTCCCGCCGATCCTCCGCCCCGAGATCCTCGCCGCGAAGGCGAAGCAGCGGCGCGGCGATCACCTCCTCGTCTACACCACCGGCGAGGGCAACAATACGATCCGCGAGACGCTCGCCGCGACCGGCCTCGAGTGCCGCATCTACGGCATGCGCCGCGGCCTCGAGCACGAGGTCGTCGAGGGCAACCTCCGCTTCCAGCCGTTCAGCGAGGACAAGTTCATCGACGACCTCGCGACCGCGCGCGCGGTCATCGCCGGCGGCGGCTTCACGCTCATGGGCGAGGCGGTCTACCTCCACAAGCCGATGCTCGCGGTCCCGCTCGAGGGCCAGTTCGAGCAGGTCCTCAACGCGCGCTACCTCGAGCTCGAGGGCTACGGCCGCTCTGCGGACTCGCTCGACGATCCGAAGACGATCCACGATTTCCTCGCCGCGGTCCCGGCCTGCGAGGCGAAGCTCGCGACGTACCAGCAGGACGGCAACACGAAGATCATGGCGGCGATCGACGGCTGGCTCGACAAGGCCGCCGCCGGCGTCCTCTGA
- a CDS encoding heme-binding protein, protein MNVPVSPPVDLRNLRELAPETAEKKLSRAIVVRRRRLADVAAPALALGLGVIAATGVLAWRGATAELDRRRRRSGLLLAGGLGLAAIGLGAWQLQRWSLPSPPYEVELRAGRFEVRRYPSLQVAETKVDAPWDHALMEGFRRLAGFILRDNDAQQEIAMTVPVLGTGGEDGYRLSLIMPDDVLVPAPTDARVALANVPARRVAVLRFTGRYTAENLAAHKQALARALARRGLEPKGEAMFAGYDPPSTIPLLRRTELWVELA, encoded by the coding sequence ATGAACGTCCCCGTCAGCCCCCCGGTCGATCTCCGGAACCTCCGAGAGCTCGCGCCGGAGACCGCGGAAAAGAAGCTGTCCCGAGCGATCGTCGTGCGGAGGCGCCGCCTCGCCGACGTGGCGGCGCCCGCGCTGGCGCTCGGCCTCGGCGTCATCGCTGCCACGGGTGTGCTCGCGTGGCGCGGTGCGACCGCGGAGCTCGATCGCCGCAGGCGCCGGAGCGGGCTCCTCCTCGCGGGCGGGCTCGGCCTCGCCGCGATCGGCCTCGGCGCGTGGCAGCTCCAGCGTTGGTCCTTGCCGTCACCTCCGTACGAGGTGGAGCTCCGCGCGGGCCGCTTCGAGGTGCGCCGCTATCCGTCGCTGCAGGTCGCGGAGACGAAGGTCGACGCGCCGTGGGACCACGCGTTGATGGAAGGCTTCCGCCGCCTCGCCGGGTTCATCCTCCGCGACAACGACGCGCAGCAGGAGATCGCGATGACGGTCCCGGTCCTCGGTACTGGCGGCGAGGACGGCTACCGCCTCTCCCTCATCATGCCCGACGACGTCCTCGTCCCGGCGCCGACCGACGCGCGCGTCGCGCTCGCGAACGTGCCCGCGCGTCGCGTCGCCGTGCTCCGCTTCACCGGCCGCTACACCGCGGAGAACCTCGCCGCGCACAAGCAGGCGCTCGCGCGCGCGCTCGCGCGGCGCGGCCTCGAGCCGAAGGGCGAGGCGATGTTCGCGGGCTACGATCCTCCGTCGACGATCCCGCTCCTCCGCCGCACCGAGCTCTGGGTCGAGCTCGCCTGA
- a CDS encoding serine/threonine protein phosphatase — MANRTFAVGDIHGDLAALERALAKLPPLDTKDTMVLMGDYIDRGADSAKVVDFIRKELPRRFPGKIVCLRGNHEDGWLRVASGGWPEFVIPLANGCLATLRSFRQQPYRELDLPTREEIHAMQSAEFIPDEIVDWMNELPFWYEDDHAIYVHAGLIEKDGKWLHPSETEHPTQLLWVRTMRFFQGYRGKRVVCGHTATENLPPELSSFTPEDPLDMWVGENVTVIDTGCGKGGFLTILELPATRTYESR; from the coding sequence ATGGCGAACCGCACCTTCGCGGTCGGCGACATCCACGGCGACCTCGCCGCGCTCGAACGGGCGCTCGCGAAGCTGCCGCCGCTCGACACCAAGGACACGATGGTCCTCATGGGGGACTACATCGATCGCGGCGCCGACAGCGCGAAGGTCGTCGACTTCATCCGTAAGGAGCTGCCGCGCCGCTTCCCCGGCAAGATCGTCTGCCTCCGCGGCAACCACGAGGACGGCTGGCTCCGCGTCGCCTCCGGCGGCTGGCCCGAGTTCGTGATCCCGCTCGCCAACGGCTGCCTCGCGACGCTGCGCTCCTTCCGCCAGCAGCCCTACCGCGAGCTCGACCTCCCCACGCGCGAGGAGATCCACGCGATGCAGTCGGCGGAGTTCATCCCCGACGAGATCGTCGACTGGATGAACGAGCTGCCGTTCTGGTACGAGGACGACCACGCGATCTACGTCCACGCCGGCCTCATCGAGAAGGACGGCAAGTGGCTCCATCCCTCGGAGACGGAGCACCCGACCCAGCTCCTCTGGGTCCGCACGATGCGCTTTTTCCAGGGTTATCGAGGAAAGCGTGTCGTCTGCGGTCACACCGCGACCGAGAACCTGCCGCCCGAGCTCTCGAGCTTCACGCCCGAGGATCCGCTCGACATGTGGGTCGGCGAGAACGTGACCGTCATCGACACCGGCTGCGGCAAAGGCGGCTTCCTCACGATCCTCGAGCTGCCCGCGACGCGGACGTACGAGTCGCGCTGA
- a CDS encoding aldehyde dehydrogenase: MMEATSLADVDAAISALEKKRDDWRRVSNAERVELLERCIEQTLKAAPDWVAAGAKIKGLAPTDDLAGEEWLAGVMPTIRNARLFAEALRHDKRPPPAATRIAPDGRTVARVFPSTLMERLMFAGFSADVWMQPGKPATQGTKREGKGRVALVLGGGNVSSIPAMDVLYKLFVDDEVVLLKMNPVNEDVGPVLARAFAPLVDGGWLAIVYGGADVGAHAAAHPKIGSLHVTGSDRTYDAIVWGKNEKGPGKTRKNDKPFTAELGCVTPVLVVPGPWSDGDIRFQARHVASMVTQNASFNCNAAKVVVVAREWLQKDAFLAQVEAELAKAPPRKAYYPGAADRWARFRAEYPTARVVGAEAEGAVPWTIIPRLDGNEYALTNEAFCGVVAFVELDAPDYAGASVPRFLEAAVTFANDECWGTLSCGVLIHPRSEEENEQAFARAIRDLRYGGIGINAWPGAIYGLVSPTWGAFPGHTAEDIQSGTGVVHNAWMFDHPEKSVLRAPFRIRPTPAWFGDHRNLRELGMRLVEHEAAPSWKTLLRVARAAIKG; encoded by the coding sequence GTGATGGAAGCGACCTCGCTCGCCGACGTCGACGCGGCGATCTCCGCGCTCGAGAAGAAGCGCGACGACTGGCGGAGGGTCTCGAACGCCGAGCGCGTGGAGCTCCTCGAGCGCTGCATCGAGCAGACGCTGAAGGCGGCGCCCGACTGGGTCGCGGCGGGCGCGAAGATCAAGGGCCTCGCGCCGACGGACGACCTCGCCGGCGAGGAGTGGCTCGCTGGCGTGATGCCGACGATCCGCAACGCGCGCCTCTTCGCTGAGGCGCTGCGTCACGACAAGAGGCCCCCGCCCGCCGCGACGCGCATCGCCCCCGACGGGCGCACCGTCGCGCGCGTGTTCCCGTCGACGCTGATGGAGCGCCTCATGTTCGCGGGGTTCTCCGCCGACGTGTGGATGCAGCCCGGCAAGCCGGCGACGCAAGGGACGAAGCGTGAGGGCAAGGGCCGCGTCGCGCTCGTGCTCGGCGGAGGGAACGTCTCGTCGATCCCGGCGATGGATGTACTTTACAAGCTGTTCGTCGACGACGAGGTCGTGCTCCTCAAGATGAACCCCGTCAACGAGGACGTCGGGCCCGTCCTCGCGCGCGCCTTCGCGCCGCTCGTCGACGGCGGCTGGCTCGCGATCGTCTACGGCGGCGCCGACGTCGGCGCGCACGCGGCGGCGCATCCGAAGATCGGCTCGCTCCACGTCACGGGCTCCGATCGCACCTACGACGCGATCGTGTGGGGGAAAAACGAGAAGGGACCCGGCAAGACGCGAAAGAACGACAAACCGTTCACCGCGGAGCTCGGGTGCGTGACGCCGGTCCTCGTCGTGCCGGGGCCGTGGTCCGACGGGGACATCCGCTTCCAGGCGCGGCACGTGGCGTCGATGGTGACGCAGAACGCGAGCTTCAACTGCAACGCGGCGAAGGTCGTCGTCGTCGCGCGCGAGTGGCTGCAGAAGGACGCGTTCCTGGCGCAGGTGGAGGCGGAGCTCGCGAAGGCGCCGCCGCGGAAGGCGTACTACCCGGGCGCGGCCGATCGCTGGGCCCGCTTCCGCGCGGAGTATCCGACGGCGCGCGTCGTCGGGGCGGAGGCGGAGGGCGCGGTGCCGTGGACGATCATCCCGCGCCTCGACGGCAACGAGTACGCGCTCACGAACGAGGCCTTCTGCGGCGTCGTCGCGTTCGTGGAGCTCGACGCGCCGGACTACGCGGGCGCGTCGGTCCCGCGTTTCCTCGAGGCCGCGGTGACGTTCGCGAACGACGAGTGTTGGGGCACCCTCTCGTGCGGCGTGCTCATCCACCCTCGGTCGGAGGAGGAGAACGAGCAGGCGTTCGCGCGCGCGATCCGCGACCTTCGCTACGGCGGCATCGGCATCAACGCGTGGCCGGGCGCGATCTACGGCCTCGTGTCGCCGACGTGGGGCGCGTTCCCGGGCCACACGGCGGAGGACATCCAGTCGGGCACGGGCGTAGTGCACAACGCCTGGATGTTCGACCATCCGGAAAAATCGGTGCTGCGCGCGCCGTTCCGGATCCGGCCGACGCCGGCGTGGTTCGGCGATCACCGGAACCTGCGCGAGCTGGGGATGCGCCTCGTCGAGCACGAGGCCGCACCGTCGTGGAAGACCCTGCTCCGCGTCGCGCGCGCGGCGATCAAGGGCTGA
- a CDS encoding patatin-like phospholipase family protein: protein MAGSLGEWLAAAPFALTMSSGFFSFYAHTGFLSVLEEEGLLPARISGSSAGALVGGAWAAGLPAAELALELERLERRDFWDPGVGPGLLRGRLFRERLDRLLPVATFAETRVPVAVSVFEIRGRTTRVIERGDLAPAIHASCAVPFLFHPVTIEGRRYYDGGILDRPGLMGMPDAEERVLFHHIASRSPWRLASEPLPSRVGMVTLAIDDLPRSGPFKLDAGRAAYRAAREATRRALDRTIEDARVVVRA, encoded by the coding sequence ATGGCTGGATCGCTCGGTGAGTGGCTCGCGGCGGCGCCCTTCGCGCTGACGATGTCGTCGGGCTTCTTCTCGTTCTATGCGCATACGGGCTTCCTCTCGGTCCTCGAGGAGGAGGGGCTCCTCCCCGCGCGGATTTCGGGCTCGAGCGCCGGCGCGCTCGTCGGCGGAGCCTGGGCGGCGGGCCTGCCGGCGGCGGAGCTCGCGTTGGAGCTCGAGCGGCTCGAGCGGAGGGACTTCTGGGATCCCGGCGTCGGGCCCGGGCTCCTCCGCGGGCGCCTCTTCCGCGAGCGGCTCGATCGGCTCCTCCCCGTCGCGACGTTCGCGGAGACGCGCGTCCCCGTCGCGGTGAGCGTGTTCGAGATCCGCGGGCGGACGACGCGCGTGATCGAGCGCGGCGATCTCGCGCCGGCGATCCACGCGTCGTGCGCGGTGCCCTTCCTCTTCCATCCGGTCACGATCGAGGGGCGCCGCTACTACGACGGCGGGATCCTCGATCGGCCGGGCCTCATGGGCATGCCCGACGCCGAGGAGCGCGTCCTCTTCCATCACATCGCGTCGCGCTCGCCGTGGCGCCTCGCGTCCGAGCCGCTGCCTTCGCGCGTGGGGATGGTGACGCTCGCGATCGACGATCTCCCGCGCTCGGGTCCGTTCAAGCTCGACGCCGGCCGCGCCGCGTACCGCGCCGCCCGCGAAGCGACGCGCCGCGCGCTCGATCGAACGATCGAGGACGCGCGGGTCGTCGTGCGCGCCTGA